The Papaver somniferum cultivar HN1 chromosome 3, ASM357369v1, whole genome shotgun sequence genome includes a region encoding these proteins:
- the LOC113355323 gene encoding uncharacterized protein At5g19025-like isoform X1 — MVNHLFSLSSSVTTTTTMPSPSLPSSSSSHNHHHHNHNHHHHHQKPNKKTSTNTNPNNSSYSSSSSTLLCKHSPSATLDILILILVLFSCTFLITSYFSYILTSLSKIIPISSQIDSFKQSPFPYLLGFLIFFAVSVVLVEICCNSFKSRKCDNPNCKGLKKAMEFDIQLQTEDSLKKSLSTTGANCLEFDNLPWKGGNQVNPDYECLRSELRRMAPPNGRAVLLFRARCGCPIAKLEAWGPKRGRRHKKALSNLVLDGGGEDHH, encoded by the exons ATGGTAAAccatttattttctctctcctcctccgttaccaccaccaccaccatgccCTCTCCTTCACttccttcttcctcctcctctcataatcaccaccaccacaatcacaaccaccaccaccaccaccaaaaaccTAATAAGAAAACATCAACGAACACAAACCCTAATAACTCCTCGTATTCTTCATCCTCCTCCACATTACTGTGCAAACACTCACCATCAGCAACATTAGATATATTAATCCTAATCTTAGTATTATTCTCATGCACATTCTTAATTACATCATACTTTTCATACATTTTAACATCACTCTCAAAAATCATACCTATCTCATCACAAATTGATTCGTTCAAGCAATCGCCATTCCCGTatttattagggtttttgatCTTCTTCGCAGTGTCGGTGGTTCTTGTTGAGATCTGTTGTAATTCATTTAAATCGAGAAAATGTGATAACCCTAATTGTAAAGGTTTGAAAAAGGCTATGGAATTTGATATACAATTACAAACTGAAGATTCGTTGAAGAAATCGTTGAGTACAACCGGGGCTAATTGTTTGGAGTTTGATAATCTTCCTTGGAAAGGTGGAAACCAAGTCAATCCTGATTATGAGTGTTTGAGATCTGAACTTAGAAGAATGGCTCCTCCTAATGGTCGTGCTGTTTTGCTTTTTAGGGCAAGATGTGGTTGTCCTATTGCTAAACTTGAAGCTTGGGGACCTAAACGTGGTCGCCGCCACAAGAA GGCTCTGAGCAATCTGGTGCTCGACGGAGGAGGGGAAGATCATCACTAG
- the LOC113355321 gene encoding probable serine/threonine-protein kinase PBL7: protein METPGSTRNKSDDAHSHHHRYHHHHHQYLHSPPQQVNNSHGLHALNFIIILSLISIFLLFAVVLVIFLLRKVKSTENEDIINKNTEERLRKISTDSTSILFGASPDVKNKCFYGGALSKIPSSTRLAGVQVFTYREIEVATNSFCEENIIGNGRFGVVYKGILSDGSVVAVKKLNVEGKQGGDREFRFQVDLFSKLHSTYIVELLGYCADQNHRVLVFEFISNGSLQEHLHSSNKLHQPLNWGTRLRIALDCARALEFLHEYAVPSIIHRDFKCSNIVLDHNCRAKVSDLGLAKTVSGKINGEILMQVSGTNTGYLAPEYTSTGQLSTKSDVYSYGVVLLELITGRKPIDTNCPPGEHILVSWALPRLTNREKVVEMVDPALQGQFSKKELIQIAAIAAVCVQQEADYRPLMTDVVQSLIPLVKNHSTSFPSNRFHSRTVSPSS from the exons ATGGAAACTCCGGGTTCAACTCGCAATAAGTCAGATGACGCTCATTCTCATCATCACcggtaccaccaccaccaccaccaatactTACATTCACCACCGCAACAAGTAAACAACAGCCACGGGTTACATGCTTTGAATTTTATCATCATCCTTTCACTTATCTCAATTTTCCTGCTTTTCGCCGTTGTATTGGTCATATTTTTACTTCGCAAAGTGAAATCTACTGAGAATGAAGATATCATAAACAAGAACACGGAGGAAAGACTTCGGAAGATCAGTACTGATAGTACTTCAATACTTTTTGGTGCTAGCCCAGATGTGAAGAACAAATGCTTTTATGGAGGTGCTTTGAGTAAGATACCGTCGAGTACTAGACTTGCAggagttcaagtattcacatacagGGAGATTGAAGTGGCAACAAATTCATTCTGTGAAGAAAATATTATTGGAAATGGTAGATTTGGAGTTGTTTATAAAGGAATCTTGAGTGATGGTTCGGTTGTCGCGGTTAAGAAGCTAAACGTAGAGGGGAAACAAGGCGGTGACCGCGAATTCAGATTTCAG GTAGATCTATTCAGCAAGTTACATTCTACGTACATTGTTGAGTTGTTAGGCTACTGTGCTGACCAGAACCACAGGGTTCTTGTTTTCGAGTTCATATCGAACGGAAGCCTCCAAGAACACCTCCATTCATCAAACAAGCTGCACCAACCTTTAAATTGGGGAACTCGGTTAAGAATTGCCTTGGATTGCGCTAGAGCTCTCGAGTTTCTCCACGAGTATGCAGTTCCATCAATTATCCACCGCGATTTCAAATGCAGCAACATTGTATTAGATCATAATTGCAGAGCCAAAGTGTCAGATTTGGGCTTGGCCAAGACAGTTTCTGGGAAAATTAATGGGGAAATACTGATGCAAGTGTCAGGGACGAATACCGGGTACTTGGCACctga GTACACATCAACAGGACAGCTGAGTACAAAATCAGATGTTTACAGTTACGGAGTTGTACTTCTGGAGCTAATAACAGGCCGCAAACCCATTGATACCAACTGCCCTCCCGGAGAACACATCCTCGTTTCATGG GCGCTTCCGAGGTTAACAAACAGAGAAAAGGTTGTCGAAATGGTGGATCCAGCTCTACAAGGACAATTTTCAAAGAAGGAGCTTATTCAG ATAGCTGCCATTGCGGCCGTATGCGTGCAACAAGAAGCAGATTACCGGCCTCTTATGACAGACGTTGTGCAGTCTCTCATCCCACTAGTAAAGAATCACTCCACATCTTTCCCCTCCAATAGATTTCACAGTCGAACCGTTAGCCCGAGTTCTTGA
- the LOC113355323 gene encoding uncharacterized protein At5g19025-like isoform X2, with product MVNHLFSLSSSVTTTTTMPSPSLPSSSSSHNHHHHNHNHHHHHQKPNKKTSTNTNPNNSSYSSSSSTLLCKHSPSATLDILILILVLFSCTFLITSYFSYILTSLSKIIPISSQIDSFKQSPFPYLLGFLIFFAVSVVLVEICCNSFKSRKCDNPNCKGLKKAMEFDIQLQTEDSLKKSLSTTGANCLEFDNLPWKGQDVVVLLLNLKLGDLNVVAATRRL from the exons ATGGTAAAccatttattttctctctcctcctccgttaccaccaccaccaccatgccCTCTCCTTCACttccttcttcctcctcctctcataatcaccaccaccacaatcacaaccaccaccaccaccaccaaaaaccTAATAAGAAAACATCAACGAACACAAACCCTAATAACTCCTCGTATTCTTCATCCTCCTCCACATTACTGTGCAAACACTCACCATCAGCAACATTAGATATATTAATCCTAATCTTAGTATTATTCTCATGCACATTCTTAATTACATCATACTTTTCATACATTTTAACATCACTCTCAAAAATCATACCTATCTCATCACAAATTGATTCGTTCAAGCAATCGCCATTCCCGTatttattagggtttttgatCTTCTTCGCAGTGTCGGTGGTTCTTGTTGAGATCTGTTGTAATTCATTTAAATCGAGAAAATGTGATAACCCTAATTGTAAAGGTTTGAAAAAGGCTATGGAATTTGATATACAATTACAAACTGAAGATTCGTTGAAGAAATCGTTGAGTACAACCGGGGCTAATTGTTTGGAGTTTGATAATCTTCCTTGGAAAG GGCAAGATGTGGTTGTCCTATTGCTAAACTTGAAGCTTGGGGACCTAAACGTGGTCGCCGCCACAAGAA GGCTCTGA